Within Bremerella sp. JC817, the genomic segment TCACCCCCCAACAATCTGCCCCCACCTTCGACGTAGCAGTGTGCTTGTTGCGTCAGCTTTGCAGTCGATGTTTTGGTCGTTGCGAAGTCCGGAAAAAGCCAGCATTCTATCCGAACAGTTCTTTACAAAAACATCTGACACTATGCCTTTGCTTCGAGCTCTTACGCTGCCGAACTCGGTAATTTCGTGTAGCGTTCTTCTGATCGGGCTACTGGGATGCAACCAGTCAGCTCGCGAAATGCCCAAGCCTCCTGCGCCCACCATGACCGTAGCGCAGCCTGTTCGAGAAGAAATCGTCGAATGGGATGCCTACACCGGCCGCATGGAACCCATCGAGTTTGTTGAAGTCCGATCCCGCGTAAGTGGGTATCTACAGTCCATTCATTTCGACGAAGGTCAGATGGTGAAGCAAGGCGACCTCTTGTTCATCATCGACCCGCGTCCCTTTGAAGCCGCGCTCAACGGGGCGAAGGCTCAGCTGGCCCAGGCCAAATCCCAACTGTCCCAGGCCCATGCCCAGATGGAAGAGGCAAAAGCTCAGCAAAAACAGGCTGACGCTCAAGTCCAGTTGGCCGATGCCCGCGTGAAGCGTACACGTACCCTTCGTGTGAGTAGTGCGGTCGCCCAGGACGAACTGGATCAGCGAGAAGCCGAATTTACCCAAGCCCAGGCCAATGTTGCGTCTGCGTTGGCAAGCATCAGTTCGGCCGAAGCGGCCCAGGGAACGGCTGCCGCGGCAATCGAAGCGGCACAAGCGGCCATCGAGTCGGCTCAGCTCGATTTGAATTACACCCGGATCTACGCTCCGGTTACTGGTCGGATCAGTCGCGAATACATCACCGAGGGCAACCTGGTCAGTGGCGGGACGGCGACTTCCAGCTTGTTGACGACGATCGCTTCGGTGCAGCCGATCTATTGCACTTTCGACGTCAACGAACACCAGGCTCTCAAATACATTCGTCTTGCGATCCAGGGGAAACGGAAGAGTTCGCGAGAAGCGAAGAACCCGGTCTACCTGGGGCTGTCTGACGAAGATCAGTTCCCGCACAAGGGGCATATGGAATTCGTCGACAACCGCTTCGATACCGATACCGCGAGCATGCGAGTCCGCTGCATATTCCGGAATGAAGATGAGGTGCTTGTCCCTGGCATGTTCGGCAAAGTTCGCTTGCCAGGCAGTGCCGCTTACGAAGCGATCCTGATCCCCGATTCTTCCATCGGAACCGATCAGTCTTCGCAATACGTTTACGTGGTCGAGGACAACAAGATCGAACGCCGTCAGGTCACGCTGGGCCCGATCGTCGATGGCTTGCGTGTCGTGCGTGAAGGTTTGACCGGCGACGAGCAACTGGTCATCCAAGGCCTTCTGCTGGGGCGTCCTGGGATGGAAGTCAAAACGGAAGCAGGTGAAATCAACGTGATTGAAGATGGCCTGCCGAATACCTATGAACCGCTTCCGGCGGAAGAATGGATCTCGCCAGGCCTGACGTCGATCATCACACCGACCGAAACCGTCCAGGCGACACCGAAGAAAGCAGAGGTCGTTCAATGAAGTTTTCCCACTTCTTTATCGAACGTCCGATCTTTGCCGCGGTGCTCTCTTTCATCGTGGTCTTGGTGGGCGGCATCACCTACTTTGCCCTGCCTGTTTCGCAGTACCCCGACGTCGTTCCTCCGACGATCGTGGTGCGTGCCAGTTACCCTGGTGCCACGCCACAAGTGATCGCCGATACGGTGGCGACGCCGATCGAGCAGGAAATGAACGGCGTGGACGACATGCTGTACATGGAATCGTCGTCGAGTGCCGACGGTACCATGCAGTTGACCGTGACCTTCAAATTGGGGACCGACCTCGACGATGCCCAGGTGCTGGTGCAAAACCGCGTGGCGATCGCCGAACCTCGCCTGCCTGAATCGGTCCGGCAGATCGGTGTGACCACGAGTAAGCAGATTCCCGACATGCTGATGGTGGTTCACTTGAATTCGCCAGACAGTACTCGCGATCAGCTCTATATCAGTAACTACGCGTTCCTTCGCGTTCGCGACGCGCTCATGCGTTTGGACGGCGTCGGCGACGTGCGTATCGCCGGTGGTAACGAGTACGCCATGCGAGTCTGGCTCGATATCGAGCGGATGACTCACTTGGGTCTGATGCCTGGTGACGTCATCTCGGCAATTCGAGGGCAAAACGTTCAAGTCGCCGCCGGTGTGATCGGCCAGCCACCGACGAGCGACGTCGGTGCATTCCAGTTGAACGTGACCACCCAAGGTCGTTTGAAAGATACCGAAGAGTTCGGCCAAATTATCATCAAGCGTGGTGAAGATGGTCGGGTGACTCGCCTGAGCGATGTGGCCCGCGTCGAACTGGGTGCCCAGGACTATTCGCGACTCAGCTACCTCGATGGCAAGCCAGCCGTCGCGGTGCTCGTCTATCAGCGGCCTGGTACGAATGCCGTGGACACGGCGGACCAGGTCAAGCAGGTCATGGGCGACTTGAGCCGCGACTTCCCCGTCGGTATCGGTTACGAAATCGCTTACAACCCGACCGACTTCGTCAAAGAGTCGATCGACGAAGTGTTCGATACGCTTTACATCACGACGGCATTCGTGATTTTCACCGTGTTCATCTTCCTGCATGGCTGGCGGCCGACCATTATTCCGGTCATTGCCATTCCGATCTCGCTGATCGGAACGTTTGCCCTGATGCAGGTCATGGGTGTGTCGCTGAATACCTTATCGCTGTTCGGTCTCGTGCTGGCGATCGGGATCGTGGTGGACGACGCGATTGTGGTCGTCGAGAACGTCGAACGGTTAATTGCCGAGGGGATGAATCCACGGGCCGCCACGCACAAGGCCATGGACGAAGTTGGTTCCGCCCTGATTGCTACCACGCTGGTGCTGATCGCGGTGTTTGTTCCGACCGTCTTCATCCCGAGCATCAGTGGTAAGTTCTATCAACAGTTCGCCATCACGATCGCCATCTCGACGGCATTCTCGACCTTTGTCTCGCTGACACTCAGCCCGGCCATGTGTGCGATCTTGCTTCGTCCGAAGAACGAAGAAAAGAAGGGCCTCGCGAAGCTGGGGGACAAACTGTTTGGTTGGTTCTTCCGCTTGTTCAACAAGACGTTCGATATTACGAGCGACGCGTACGCCTGGATCATTTCGCGAATCGTGCGAGTCTCGGCATTCGTGCTGCTGCTGTATGTCGCAATGCTGGTTTGTACGTGGAAGAGTTTCGACCTGGTTCCGACCGGATTCGTTCCGGCCATGGACCAAGGTTACTTGATCGTCGCGATTCGATTGCCTGATGGTTCGGCTTTGTCGCGAACCGACATCGTCACCCAGAAGGTGGCCGAAATCGGCGGCAAGATCGATGGCGTAGCTCACTCGGTTGGTATCGCTGGTCTGTCCGGTTCGACCTTCACGATCAGTCCGAACGCGGCGGTTTCGTTCCTTCCGCTGGAAGACTCGAAAGAACGTGGTGCTCGCGGGCGAACCGCCAACGCGATTGTTGCCGACCTGCGTCAGGCCGTTTCTTCGATCAACGAGGCCGAGATCTTCGTTATTCCACCTCCGCCGGTCCGTGGTATCGGTCGTGGTGGCGGTTACAAGATGTACCTCCAAGATCAGAGTGGTGCCGGGATCGATGCGTTGGACCTGGTGACGCAGCGTATGGTTGCCGAAGCCAATCAGCAGCCTGGCCTGGTTCAGGTTTACTCGAACTATCGCTTGAGTGTTCCGCAGATCTACGCCGACGTCGATCGTACCAAGGCAGAAATGCTGGACGTGCCGGTCGCGAATGTCTTCGAGGCATTACAGGTTTACCTTGGTTCGCTCTATGTGAACGACTTCAACTTCCTGGGACGAACCTATCGCGTGACCGCTCAGGCCGAGCCAGAGTTCCGTGATGAAGCGAGCGACATCATGCAGCTTCGCACGCGGAGTGCTCGTGGTGCGAGTGTTTCGCTCGGTTCGCTGGTGAACGTGAAGACCGTTACCGGCCCAGACCGCCTGGTGCGATTCAACCTCTTCCCTGCCGCCGACCTCAATGGCGACACGGTCGCAGGCTTCAGTACCGGTCAGTCGCTGGACACCATGGAGCAGTTGGCTCAGGCGAACCTGCCCCCAGGTTTTGGTTATGCCTGGACCGATATCGCTTACCAGGAACGTCAGGCAGGCAACACGATTGTCTACTTGTTCCCACTGGCGGTGTTGTTCGTGTTCCTGACGCTGGCTGCCCAGTACGAAAGCTGGTTGCTGCCGCTGGCGATCATCTTGATCGTTCCGCTGTGTTTGCTGTTCGCCTTGATTGGGATTTGGTTCCGAGGGATGGACAACAACATTCTGACGCAGATCGGTTTTATCGTGCTCGTGGGTTTGGCTTGTAAGAATGCGATTCTGATCGTTGAGTTCGCAAAAGCGGAAGAAGATGCTGGCAAGAATCGCTTCGATGCCGCCGTCGAAGCATGCCGTCTGCGTCTGCGTCCGATTCTGATGACCGCGTTCTCGTTTATCCTCGGTGTGATTCCGCTGCTGATTGCTACGGGTGCCGGGTTCGAGATGCGTCGCGTGCTCGGAACCGCCGTGTTCGCAGGCATGTTAGGCGTGACCTTGTTCGGTCTGTTCCTGACGCCGGTGTTCTACGTGGTGCTTCGCCGCTTCGCCAAGAAGAAGACTCCGGAAACCGAAACAGCAGCTACCCCAGCACCGGCAGTTGCCGAAGCGAAGTAGCGCATTCGCTCAGACCATCGTCTAACGGATGCATTAACAATTAGAGGAGGTCCCAAGATCGCTTGGGGCCTCCCTTTTTTGTTTGGAAAACGCGTGAACCTAGCGTGCGTCTTCCAGCGTTTGTTCGAGATCGGTTTTCAGCGAACGCATGTAGGCTCGCCACTGACCGTCGAGGGCCTGTTTGTCTTTACCGAATACCTTGTCGAAGACCTTCTGCAGCTCTTCCGGTGTGGTGTGCGTCGCTTTCGGCATCTTGCCCAATTCCCGGTAGTATTCGATCAGCTTGTCGAAGTGCTTATCCATCAGGAAGTGGGTCAACGCCCAGGCCTGACCATAACCATGCAGTGTCGAGAAGTTGTTCGCCGCACGCGTGAAGATCTGATCCGAGGCAATGAAATCAATGTTCGAGA encodes:
- a CDS encoding efflux RND transporter periplasmic adaptor subunit produces the protein MPKPPAPTMTVAQPVREEIVEWDAYTGRMEPIEFVEVRSRVSGYLQSIHFDEGQMVKQGDLLFIIDPRPFEAALNGAKAQLAQAKSQLSQAHAQMEEAKAQQKQADAQVQLADARVKRTRTLRVSSAVAQDELDQREAEFTQAQANVASALASISSAEAAQGTAAAAIEAAQAAIESAQLDLNYTRIYAPVTGRISREYITEGNLVSGGTATSSLLTTIASVQPIYCTFDVNEHQALKYIRLAIQGKRKSSREAKNPVYLGLSDEDQFPHKGHMEFVDNRFDTDTASMRVRCIFRNEDEVLVPGMFGKVRLPGSAAYEAILIPDSSIGTDQSSQYVYVVEDNKIERRQVTLGPIVDGLRVVREGLTGDEQLVIQGLLLGRPGMEVKTEAGEINVIEDGLPNTYEPLPAEEWISPGLTSIITPTETVQATPKKAEVVQ
- a CDS encoding multidrug efflux RND transporter permease subunit; translation: MKFSHFFIERPIFAAVLSFIVVLVGGITYFALPVSQYPDVVPPTIVVRASYPGATPQVIADTVATPIEQEMNGVDDMLYMESSSSADGTMQLTVTFKLGTDLDDAQVLVQNRVAIAEPRLPESVRQIGVTTSKQIPDMLMVVHLNSPDSTRDQLYISNYAFLRVRDALMRLDGVGDVRIAGGNEYAMRVWLDIERMTHLGLMPGDVISAIRGQNVQVAAGVIGQPPTSDVGAFQLNVTTQGRLKDTEEFGQIIIKRGEDGRVTRLSDVARVELGAQDYSRLSYLDGKPAVAVLVYQRPGTNAVDTADQVKQVMGDLSRDFPVGIGYEIAYNPTDFVKESIDEVFDTLYITTAFVIFTVFIFLHGWRPTIIPVIAIPISLIGTFALMQVMGVSLNTLSLFGLVLAIGIVVDDAIVVVENVERLIAEGMNPRAATHKAMDEVGSALIATTLVLIAVFVPTVFIPSISGKFYQQFAITIAISTAFSTFVSLTLSPAMCAILLRPKNEEKKGLAKLGDKLFGWFFRLFNKTFDITSDAYAWIISRIVRVSAFVLLLYVAMLVCTWKSFDLVPTGFVPAMDQGYLIVAIRLPDGSALSRTDIVTQKVAEIGGKIDGVAHSVGIAGLSGSTFTISPNAAVSFLPLEDSKERGARGRTANAIVADLRQAVSSINEAEIFVIPPPPVRGIGRGGGYKMYLQDQSGAGIDALDLVTQRMVAEANQQPGLVQVYSNYRLSVPQIYADVDRTKAEMLDVPVANVFEALQVYLGSLYVNDFNFLGRTYRVTAQAEPEFRDEASDIMQLRTRSARGASVSLGSLVNVKTVTGPDRLVRFNLFPAADLNGDTVAGFSTGQSLDTMEQLAQANLPPGFGYAWTDIAYQERQAGNTIVYLFPLAVLFVFLTLAAQYESWLLPLAIILIVPLCLLFALIGIWFRGMDNNILTQIGFIVLVGLACKNAILIVEFAKAEEDAGKNRFDAAVEACRLRLRPILMTAFSFILGVIPLLIATGAGFEMRRVLGTAVFAGMLGVTLFGLFLTPVFYVVLRRFAKKKTPETETAATPAPAVAEAK